A region of Staphylococcus sp. IVB6181 DNA encodes the following proteins:
- a CDS encoding gas vesicle protein K translates to MPQINQNNARINIGQDDAEDGLAQLVMTVIELLREIVERHAIRRVEGGTLTEEQIEDLGIALMDLEEKMEELKEVFGLDDEDLNIDLGPLGRLM, encoded by the coding sequence ATGCCACAGATCAATCAGAATAATGCACGTATTAATATAGGACAAGATGATGCTGAAGATGGATTAGCGCAATTAGTGATGACAGTCATCGAGCTGTTAAGAGAAATTGTCGAACGCCACGCTATCAGACGTGTAGAAGGCGGCACACTGACAGAAGAACAAATCGAGGACTTAGGTATCGCCTTAATGGACTTAGAAGAAAAAATGGAAGAGCTGAAAGAAGTTTTCGGTTTAGATGATGAAGACTTAAACATTGACCTAGGTCCATTAGGAAGATTGATGTAA
- a CDS encoding gas vesicle protein, with translation MPSTRETIENKEVGLIDVLDVILDKGVAIRGDLIISIAGIDLVYLDLRILISSVETLVQSYENNRHDITSDEFEKQRRELLDATDQSE, from the coding sequence ATGCCGTCAACAAGAGAAACCATAGAAAATAAAGAAGTTGGGCTCATAGATGTTTTAGATGTCATTTTGGATAAAGGTGTCGCAATCAGAGGTGACTTAATCATCTCCATTGCTGGTATTGATTTGGTTTATTTAGACTTGCGCATTTTGATTTCTTCTGTTGAAACGTTGGTTCAGTCTTACGAAAATAACCGGCACGATATCACATCTGACGAATTCGAAAAACAAAGGAGGGAACTTCTAGATGCCACAGATCAATCAGAATAA
- a CDS encoding GvpL/GvpF family gas vesicle protein — protein sequence MGNLLYLYALVPASELEDTELPSLTGFDKKGSLYTVPIDDNITSIVCDLDGDEYSESVIEDKIDNDMEWLQEKAFHHHETIETLYQNYTLIPLKFCTIYKTKDSLKSTIQDVEEKINATFDFLQDKEEWTLKLYTDDNKLKKEISKHNKNVEEKRRELDGMSKGKRFFAEKKIDTFVDTELENEKDRVGEALHQKIKALAVDYSIKKNWGRDVTGLKEEMVYNSVYLLPKDKVDAFLEIIDNEKNELPEEGWRIEATGPWPAYHFSSFN from the coding sequence ATGGGGAATTTGTTATATTTGTATGCACTTGTTCCAGCATCGGAACTTGAAGACACCGAACTACCTTCTTTAACAGGTTTTGATAAAAAGGGCAGTTTATACACTGTACCGATTGATGACAACATTACTAGTATTGTTTGTGATTTAGATGGTGATGAATACTCTGAATCCGTAATTGAAGATAAAATCGATAATGACATGGAATGGCTTCAAGAAAAAGCCTTTCACCATCATGAAACGATTGAAACGCTCTACCAGAACTATACGCTGATTCCGTTGAAATTCTGTACGATTTATAAAACAAAAGACAGCTTAAAATCCACAATTCAAGATGTTGAAGAAAAAATCAATGCGACATTCGATTTCTTGCAAGACAAAGAAGAATGGACATTGAAACTTTATACAGATGACAACAAGTTGAAAAAGGAAATCAGCAAGCATAATAAAAATGTTGAAGAAAAACGCCGCGAACTCGATGGTATGTCAAAAGGCAAACGTTTCTTTGCGGAGAAAAAAATCGATACGTTCGTAGATACAGAACTTGAAAACGAGAAAGACCGTGTCGGAGAAGCATTGCATCAAAAAATCAAAGCATTAGCAGTAGATTACTCTATTAAGAAGAATTGGGGAAGAGATGTGACCGGATTAAAAGAAGAAATGGTTTACAACAGTGTCTATCTTTTACCAAAAGACAAAGTTGATGCGTTCTTAGAGATTATCGATAATGAAAAAAACGAACTGCCAGAAGAAGGTTGGCGTATAGAAGCAACAGGCCCTTGGCCTGCATACCATTTTTCTAGCTTTAATTAA